The sequence AGCTAAAGCAAGCTGAGCTAATTGATGATGCTAATAAAATCTCAGTAATTAATAATATAGAATTAAAAAATGAAACTTCATCTAGATTGATTGCACTATGGGGAAGCCCTACTTTTATGTGGAGGGTTATAGCTATAAGTAATAGTCATGATTCTTGTATAAAAAACTCCTCTTTAGAAAATTTTCTAAAGAGGGTAGCAAAATGGGATAGAACTACAAGAGTGGGGCTATTTAAAACAAATAAAGTTCAACAAGTTTTTCACCCCTCACAAAACATTCGAAATGAGTCAAAAGATATAAAACAACTGCTACTTGATAATAAAATAGATTTTAATGATGCCAATCAAACTCATATACCTAACATGATAATTTGGTCATAGTCTTTTAAGACTATTGAATTGCAATTTTATTTATCTTTGAACCATTCTTCAACATAAGGACAATATCTATATTTTTTGTTTCTCCGAAGACAGTGTGAACTCCATCCAAATGAGGTTGAGGTTGATGAACAATAAAAAACTGACTTCCACCGGTATTTTTTCCTGCATGAGCCATGGACAATGAACCTGAGAGATGTTTGTTCTTATTAATTTCACAGTCAATCGTATAACCTGGCCCACCAGTACCCGCAATACCTTTAGCTCCATCTCTCGAATTTGGACAACCACCTTGGGCCATAAAACCATCTATAACTCTATGGAAACAAAGCCCATCATAAAAACCCTCTTTTGCCAGTTTAACAAAATTTGCCACCGTATTAGGTGCATCATCCTCAAATAAATCAAGCTCTATTAAGCCTGCCTCTGTATCCATAAGAGCCTTAACCATTTAATCTTAAAAAGCAAT comes from Prochlorococcus sp. MIT 1307 and encodes:
- a CDS encoding peptidylprolyl isomerase, translated to MVKALMDTEAGLIELDLFEDDAPNTVANFVKLAKEGFYDGLCFHRVIDGFMAQGGCPNSRDGAKGIAGTGGPGYTIDCEINKNKHLSGSLSMAHAGKNTGGSQFFIVHQPQPHLDGVHTVFGETKNIDIVLMLKNGSKINKIAIQ